The window cttcttcttcttcttcctcctccccttcttcttcttcttcttcttcttcttcttcatcttcttcttcttcctctcctcttcttctNNNNNNNNNNNNNNNNNNNNNNNNNNNNNNNNNNNNNNNNNNNNNNNNNNNNNNNNNNNNNNNNNNNNNNNNNNNNNNNNNNNNNNNNNNNNNNNNNNNNNNNNNNNNNNNNNNNNNNNNNNNNNNNNNNNNNNNNNNNNNNNNNNNNNNNNNNNNNNNNNNNNNNNNNNNNNNNNNNNNNNNNNNNNNNNNNNNNNNNNNNNNNNNNNNNNNNNNNNNNNNNNNNNNNNNNNNNNNNNNNNNNNNNNNNNNNNNNNNNNNNNNNNNNNNNNNNNNNNNNNNNNNNNNNNNNNNNNNNNNNNNNNNNNNNNNNNNNNNNNNNNNNNNNNNNNNNNNNNNNNNNNNNNNNNNNNNNNNNNNNNNNNNNNNNNNNNNNNNNNNNNNNNNNNNNNNNNNNNNNNNNNNNNNNNNNNNNNNNNNNNNNNNNNNNNNNNNNNNNNNNNNNNNNNNNNNNNNNNNNNNNNNNNNNNNNNNNNNNNNNNNNNNNNNNNNNNNNNNNNNNNNNNNNNNNNNNNNNNNNNNNNNNNNNNNNNNNNNNNNNNNNNNNNNNNNNNNNNNNNNNNNNNNNNNNNNNNNNNNNNNNNNNNNNNNNNNNNNNNNNNNNNNNNNNNNNNNNNNNNNNNNNNNNNNNNNNNNNNNNNNNNNNNNNNNNNNNNNNNNNNNNNNNNNNNNNNNNNNNNNNNNNNNNNNNNNNNNNNNNNNNNNNNNNNNNNNNNNNNNNNNNNNNNNNNNNNNNNNNNNNNNNNNNNNNNNNNNNNNNNNNNNNNNNNNNNNNNNNNNNNNNNNNNNNNNNNNNNNNNNNNNNNNNNNNNNNNNNNNNNNNNNNNNNNNNNNNNNNNNNNNNNNNNNNNNNNNNNNNNNNNNNNNNNNNNNNNNNNNNNNNNNNNNNNNNNNNNNNNNNNNNNNNNNNNNNNNNNNNNNNNNNNNNNNNNNNNNNNNNNNNNNNNNNNNNNNNNNNNNNNNNNNNNNNNNNNNNNNNNNNNNNNNNNNNNNNNNNNNNNNNNNNNNNNNNNNNNNNNNNNNNNNNNNNNNNNNNNNNNNNNNNNNNNNNNNNNNNNNNNNNNNNNNNNNNNNNNNNNNNNNNNNNNNNNNNNNNNNNNNNNNNNNNNNNNNNNNNNNNNNNNNNNNNNNNNNNNNNNNNNNNNNNNNNNNNNNNNNNNNNNNNNNNNNNNNNNNNNNNNNNNNNNNNNNNNNNNNNNNNNNNNNNNNNNNNNNNNNNNNNNNNNNNNNNNNNNNNNNNNNNNNNNNNNNNNNNNNNNNNNNNNNNNNNNNNNNNNNNNNNNNNNNNNNNNNNNNNNNNNNNNNNNNNNNNNNNNNNNNNNNNNNNNNNNNNNNNNNNNNNNNNNNNNNNNNNNNNNNNNNNNNNNNNNNNNNNNNNNNNNNNNNNNNNNNNNNNNNNNNNNNNNNNNNNNNNNNNNNNNNNNNNNNNNNNNNNNNNNNNNNNNNNNNNNNNNNNNNNNNNNNNNNNNNNNNNNNNNNNNNNNNNNNNNNNNNNNNNNNNNNNNNNNNNNNNNNNNNNNNNNNNNNNNNNNNNNNNNNNNNNNNNNNNNNNNNNNNNNNNNNNNNNNNNNNNNNNNNNNNNNNNNNNNNNNNNNNNNNNNNNNNNNNNNNNNNNNNNNNNNNNNNNNNNNNNNNNNNNNNNNNNNNNNNNNNNNNNNNNNNNNNNNNNNNNNNNNNNNNNNNNNNNNNNNNNNNNNNNNNNNNTcatcttcctctccttcttctccttcttcctcttcttcttcatcttctgcttcctcttcatcttcctctccttcttcatcttcctcttcatcttcctcttcttcttcgtcttcctcttcttcttcatcttcctctgcttctccttcttcttcctcctcttcttcctcttcttcttcctcttcctcttctgcttcttcttcctcttctttatatatagagttcaatgaagaccaaatgcttgtgatagtttgaaaaataacatatttaaattgtgcatctgaacgcagaaaaaatacattgatcagtaccgcctttcaggcaaaacacgctactgctacacagaagtacatataaaaaatacattgatcattaacgatctttttgtatagaatctaaatcatcaataggaatctaccaccgatttaagaaccggcgaagactcctattgcagccacaaatcctacacatgGAGTTCAATGAAGGACCAAATGTtcgagatagtttgagaagtaacatacttaaggtggtcaaattcttgttaggggagcgaggtgggactaaaaatagcacctgtcacaacctctttagtaccggttcgtgccacgaaccggtactaaaaattCGCAATGAACCGGTACTACAGGTCACCTCCCGCCAAGTCATTTGAACTGGCACTAACGGgcgcattagtgccggctcatatgcgAACCGATACTAATGttcctcatattaggtcctttttctactagtgtacgcgCCACCGACGAACTATCAGGCGACCCAGTGGAAAGACAACAACGCGGGCGCCACCATTTTCATCGTGGACCTCACGTCCACCGACGACGGGCAAGGTgcagactcctccgaggatgagtagggccttCTGTCCCATGTGGGCcggccgtctcccgtgttctactcttcctcgcccgaGACTGCAACTTCATTTCATCGGTCTTATCACCGGTGCTTATGGAGACGACGGATGAAAGACAACAGGGGCTTGGATGCCGGACGCTGTCGtaggataggtttagggtcggggtgGAACGGTTTTTCTTGTTCTAAATGTTCAAAATCTAATGAAAAtccgccgtgtttgcatgaatgtcGTCCGGTTTGTATGAAATTCCCTTTGTTTGCACGATTTTCGTCCAGTGAGTTGGAAAAGTTATTGAAATGTATGCGGGGCAACGTTGGATTTGTGGGTCGCGGGTGTACACGCGGTGTACATGGCAATATGTATGTCCATTCGTTTCAAACAGCGCCCCCTGGCCTTGCTAGTTCCCGCGGCAGCCGAGATACACGTGCCCGCGTCTGCATCTTCCTCCTTGTTGGAGCCTTCCCCTTCCCCAGTCCCCACGAGCCGTGGCGGGACGacgctcccctcctcctcctcctccgccctccGCTGGCTTCCTCCGGCTCCACATGCCCCGTCCGCTGTAGCACTTCCCATTCCCAGTCAGCGTCCACGATGATAGCGACACACGGGGAGGACACCGTGCCGATTTGCGGCCGGAGCGGCAAGCCACCGCGCGGGTGGCGGCCAAACAGCGGCGAACCAGCACCCCTTCTTCCTCGTGCAGTGCTCGCGTGCCGGCCGGTCCGGTTCGCTGGTCCTGGAAGGCGCGGGCACCCCACAACATGCAGGTCCGTGCTGATCCACGCAACGAGCGGcaggtgctcgacgaaatgccggtCGCGGGAGGGGCCATTCTGGGTGTCGGCTGTCTGTGCCCAATCAAATGCCAAGCAGAGGAGTAGCGCTGTGGAGTTGCTTGAGGAACTAACGCAAGGGCTTGCCACTGGTGAGTTGGGAGAGACAATGCTCTGCTCGACTGCCGACTGGGTGCTTGAGCGAAGGCGTGCATGCATGCGCCGAACAGAGCACCGTGGCATGCCATGGCTGGAGGATGCAGCGAGTGAAGGGGCGCCTGCCTTCTTCTTCCTGGCTCGAGACAGAGCATCTTGACATGACTAGTGAAGAACTCTGCATTTGATTCAAACGTGGGAGAACTAGACAGAAACAGAACACAAGTTCAGGTGAGCCTTGAGTTGGGACCTGGCGTCTAAACCCCCACAGAGCCAGCCAACCATACGGCCTCGAGACTGATATAAAAGGCCAGTCGCTCTCTCCTCCGATACCATCGTCCCCAAACGAACACCGCCTGGGATCACAAATTTTCCCTCCCAAACTCAAAACCCAACGGCCGCAGCAGCAACAACCCAGGAACTCCTCCTCCCCCGCCGCAAGAAACCAAGAAGCGGCAACCATGCGGGGAAGGAGAGGTAGAGGCGGAGCAAGGGCGCCTCCTGGAGCGaggccagcctccatgggctccgggAGCTCGCCGGAGGCGACCGGGGAAGAAGAGCCGCTGGTTCGCAATGTCCAGGAGGAAACCATGGCGAGGAAACATCACGGACAAGGGAGCTCCTCCGTCATCCCGGAATCGCCCTCAAGATTCTGGCCAGCAGCGCCGGAGGCGGCCAAGAACTCGGCCGCCCCGGCATCGGCGCCAAGATTCTGGCGACGAGCACCGGAGGCGGGCAAGTACTCATCCGGCCCGACATCAGCCTCAGGATTCTGGCGAGGAGCGCCGCAGGGGGCCAAGAACTCCCGTTCCCCCTCGTGGTCAGCAGGAAGAAGCTCGCACGAGCGGAGCACTGTACCTGACGTCGCGGCCGCCTCAGAGGCAGAGCCGGTGCCCGTGGTGGCGGCATGGACAGCCGGCATGGGCGACGAAGCCAGGTCGGGGCTGCAGCGTGCAGCCGGCGAAATCACAGCGTTAACCAAGATGAAGCCCCCGCGCGGGTTCGCTACGAACTGCCCTCATGGCGATGTAAGTGGCTTCCCGCTCTGTTTCTAATCCAAGTCTTCTTCTGGTTGCCTTTGATGTTACTTCTGTGCTTTCCAAGAATTCCCCCCTCTCTAGTTCATGCCGCCATACAATTTTGCCTCTGCACAGCACATGCTACAAGGTGATCGCCGGCCAAGGATTCAGTGGGAAACTGAAAAATCTCAGTGAAAATTTTCTAGTGCTATTTCGCAAAAACGAATTTACTTTTATTTGTTCAAGAACTGTTAGAGTTCGAGTGAAGTTTCCTGTTCTGTGTAACTCCAATATAGCATCCTGTATTCATGTGTAACAGTACCATGCTGTCAAATTAATTCCTTCTCTGCTACTGCATCATTTATGGCGGTTCGAATCAAATTTATTGATCTATCTATACCTCTTTATCTGCTAATTACGCAATTATAAATTGTTCGTAGGCTGATCCCTTACATGGAGGAGCAATGGATAATTCTGTCATGTTGGCTTCTGCATGTGTAAGTGACAAGCTAACACAACTGTTCATTTTATACCAAATGAATTACCCTATTTCTTCTACTACATGTTTCAATTATGTTCTGCCAAAAAGGCGAAAGGGCTCTGAAGCAAGCAAATTTCTCTACTCATCGATCACTGCCAATGAAATATTCTTGTTGGTTTATTGAACTGTTAATAATGGCTAGGGATAACAGTTATCCACAACCAGGATTCAACTTTCCAACACTATAAACTAGTCAAATGTAAATCATACTGCCATTTACATGAGTTTGTCTTTCTAATCATTGAGTAGTTAGGTTATGGATGTACTTTCCTTTTGAATTGCATCATCTTTTCATGTTCCGGTCTTTTAAAATAACCGAATAGATTGGGTCCTGAAAGAAAAGGTACAGTTTACTATTCTCCTTGATCATCTTAAAATAACCTGCACTTCTTGCTCTATGTATCACTTCAAATTGCCATAATTGTAATTAAGTTTTGTAGGTTATTTGACACATTGTGATATTTGTAAATTTTAAAATACCATACATCCTTGTACTGTAGTTCTATAGTTGTATCCTAGATATAATCAGTAGTTATTGATGCACTTTGACCTTGTTTCTGAAGAGTAGAAACTTGGGACTAAAAACAGAGGACCTTTTTcttattttcattttttatttccGTTTATGCTATTTATCTTGTTTCACCATTTTATTTTGAGTACTTCTGCAGATAAAACTGTGCCTTTGTTGTTCCAGAATTCTATGTTATCATTAGCGGCCATAATACTATAATCTGTTTGTCCAAAGTGTTTTTGCTGTTCTGGAATTTCCCAATACTTTTGATTCACCCAGGGACCATATTTGTTCTTACTTGATTGCAGTCTATTCATCAACCATACCAGCAGACTCTGCCTTCAGATGAACAAATTCAAGACATCCTAAAAAAGATCTCAGTGCTTTCGGAACTGCAGAAAGAGGCCGTTCATTTGCGGCAGACGGCCAAGAGGGTTCTCAGTGTCACCAGGAACTCCTCAGCACCACGAATCCTACGCCATGAGCAGGCATGCTCTGATGTCCCCAGCACGTCAGGGTCAGTGCCGGTAAGTGCCATGATGTCTGATTCTTATGATCTCTGATTGTAGCTTCCAACTCTGTTTACAATCAAACTCCATGTCTTCTTCTGGTCCCTGTAGTTGTTCTGTCTTCGCTTTATTTCTCCCTGTTACTCGGATGGCAAATTTTTGTTATGTGTTTTGTTCTATGTGTATAGCTGCCTTTGCATAACTCACTGCTACATGGCGATGATAGATTCACAGGTCAAGCTGTAAGTCCAAAAAGACGTTTGAAAGTACAAATCAAGAAAAATGCCAGTGGAAAATATCTTGTGCTACTTCAGGAAAATGTTTATTGGCTTTGGATAAGAATTACTATAACTTGGGTGAATTTCCCCATTTAATGCAAGTCCAGAACATCATGTATTCATGTTTAACAGTAGCATTCAATCAAATTAACTGAACCTTTACTTCTATTTCATATTTCTGACAGTTCCATGGAATCAAATTTATTGGTCTATCTTAACCTCTTTAGCAAGACTAATTAGTTATAATCTGCTGTTAGGTTGATCCACTGCATGCGGGAGTAATGGATGATTGTGGTACATTAGCTTCTGGATATCTAACTGACAATCTCTCACCACTACTTCATGTTCCTAAATAAGCAGTGTGGATTACCCTTAATTTTGTGCTGCATGTTTCAACTTTGTTTTTCATAACTAATGTTCTGCCCCAAAGGCAGAAACTGCATTGTGATATTATTAAACTGTTATATGACATACATGTTTCCCTTGTGTAGTAGTTTTGTACGGTTGTATTTTCAGATTAATCAAGAGTTACTGCCGCACTATGACATATTGTTTCTGAAGAGTAGAAACATGGGACCAGAACAAAAGaactttttccttatttttttttgtttctgtttatgcTATGTATCTTGTTTCACCATTTATTTCCAATACAAATACTTTCTCCCCACTGCTTACACTTAAACAGACAAGCAGATGCTTACATTCATTTCTGTCCTTCTGTTGATCTAGAATGCTATCATTAGTACACACGATCAATTTCAGTACTCTTTTTGTTCTGAAATTCTCTCATGGTTTAGTTTGATTCAGTAACTATATTTTGCTTGCTTGATTGCAGTCAATCAAACAACCATACCAAGAGATCTTGTTTCCCTGCTCTACCGCTGATAATACACTCTCCAGCCCCTTGGTACCACCTTCAGAGGAACAAATTCAAGACATCCTAGAAAAGTTCTCAGGGCCACTCCAGATTGAGGATACTTTAGTAAGGAAGGAGACTGGCACTGCAATCCTTGCACTTTGTAGAGATGAGGAGGCCAATCCATCTGCTGTAGATTATGACATGCCTGATATGCTGCTGGAGTGCCCTCACGGTGACGTAAGTGCTATGATCTCTGATTCTTGTGATTCCATTGTGCTTCCGACTCTGTTTCTAGACGAACTTCTGTCTTTTTTCTGGTTCCCTCTTGTGTTCTGCCTCTTTTCTAACGCATTGTCTGCCAAAATGGCAAAAAATTAGTTCCGAAGCAAGCGAACTTCTATACTGTTATAGTGAGATATTAGTATTGATTTTTCATGAAGAAGTAATAATGGATAGTGGTAATAGCTATCGACATTAGTATGTTTTGTTTGTCTAATGTGATTTTCGATCCTCTGATTATGTTTTGGAATTCTCTTACTGTTCGCAATTGATCTAGTAACCATACTTTGCCCGTTTAATTGCAGTCTGCTAATCAGTCATACGAGCTGTGGTTCAATTCACGCAAAAATAGATGCCATCCTAATGAGGTTCCGGTGAAGTggtccaatgaggatgatgatgtaaGTATAACTAAGTGTCATGGAGCTCGTCTCTCTCAATTGACAAGATAGATTTAAGTTTATACCTAAGAGAGAGTTGTTTGATCAAAATCCTTGTAGGGAATTCCGTACCCTTTATACGCTGAATTCTGTGGAGATAATtcttccttgtccccaaaaagagaATGGGATGATGTAAGAGTTGTTAGGAGACTACGAGGGTTGCGTTGGCAAGAAAGAGCTGCTGCCCGCACTCATTTCAGAGAGGTACGTGATAGTTGGCGAGTGGCTGGACGCAAGCCCACTTCTCTATTCATGTCAGCAATGGATAAAGTGAGGGACGAGAGACCTAAGGAGTACAGCGGCGGTCGCACCATTCCTGAATATCTTATCTGTCCGTTGTCTCATGAGCTCATGCTAGATCCGGTGACAATTGCTACAGGGAAGGTAAGCATTGTGGTTGCACTTTTGTTTGCATGTAATTTCTTTTGAGTAGTGAACTAACGACGAGTACAATTTAATCTGTTTTTAGACATTCGAGCGACGCTTCCTCAAGGCTTGGTTCGAGAAGAGCGGACATATTTGTCCTTTGACCTACGAGACGGTGTCAAGTACCATCATCCGGAATGATCGCATCAGAGGATACTTAGAGGAGTgggatgaagtgttgaaagaagataAAGTTACCTCACATAGTAGCAGGAGGACTAGGCAGTAGCGCTGATATGTGTGCATGTCGAAATACAATTACAGTGCTGATACTTTTCCCCTTATTGGGAAATATAAACAAATCATTACAGGTCTGCTTGTGACTTACTACTAATTTCACAATCCCATATGCATAGATTAGATGGTAGCTATCCTATACACCAACATCTACTGCAGGCAGAAGTTGATCATACTGGATCTTCCAGCTTTCCAGTATAACACTCAAGACCGAAAACACAAGAGTACGCTCAAGGAAAGATGAACTGTTCCGGTACATACTTTCAATATACTGAATTTGGCATACTGTATTCAGATTGTGTTTTTCCTGCTCACGCAGCGTATCCAACTTTCCACGATACAGCAGACATAAGGCAATGCTACATCCCAAAGAAGAACAAATTATCCAGCATAGAGCTTACCACTAAGAGTTCTGTAAATACATCTTCAAGTGTGATGATACCAATGACCTCATCTTCCTCTGTATCCCAATGCAAATCCATGTACCGATGCTCCTGCCATTTGCGTCCAAGTCACGTTCAGTACTTATTTTGCAGTTCTAATGAATCATGGCAATGCAAACAATGTGTTGTCAACTCTTTTCGGATTTCTCTAGAGAAAACATTTCTTGAATTTATTCATCTGTGTGCCATCGTCATTTTTCTATAAGGGGTGGCACTCAAAATGAAGTATTAAGAGGATACAAACACAATAAACACACTCGGATTCTGTATAGTTAGGATATATACATCCAACACTAACGCGCACACAGCAAAACACGTTCGTAAAtaacaaagtcatataagaccaaagctatacCTAAgcgagaaaaaattaaaaaaaccgaGGCGATCGAGAAACTACAATTATTGTCATATCTGCACCAACCATCTTATGATACCACCAGAACAACGGGGTGCTTCAACAACAACACCTTCAGGAAGGAAGCGATGCTCAAGCGTCATCAGATCCAACCAACAAAGGTCGGAATCTAGGTTTTTCATCCTGAAGAACCAGACCAACATatccaagcaatgtcttcaacaaggTGACGATGCAAAAACATTGCCATTGCCAGGTATAACTAACGCGAGTCAGACCTAGATTTTCACCTCGgggctcatcaaagtcaatcaagtgtTGTCGTCACCACATTTTCACGATCCCAACAGCTACATGCACTGGCATAGAAAACCCAGTGCCACTGCTGCACAATCGTACCCTCTACGTCAAGCCATTGTTCATAGATTACATCACACCGTTGATGGAAACGACCAGATCTAAAGAGAGGAAACCTCATGAAAATCTTTCGGTGGCCACCGCAATTCACAGCAGCGTTGTTGCCAGAGTATGGAGTGGTTCACAGTAGTGTTCGAGCCTCGAGGAGAGGGAAAGCTAAGAGGAGCATGGTATGGGGATGTGTCGCGGGCCAGAAGAAAACAAAGGTGAGGACCATGAAAGGTTTGCGCCCGACAAGCAAGGTCACGCGGCAGGAGACAAAGCCCTTCCATGAAGGCGTCCGACTGGAGGAGGATAGGTGCCGGGATAAGCACGACCATGGGGGTTGACCTCACACGAGCTTGCACTCGTCTCGTGTGCGccaccttgatgacccacaagtataggggatctatcgtagtcctttcgataagtaagagtgtcgaacccaatgaggagcagaaggaaatgacaagcggttttcagtaaggttttctctgcaagcattgaaattgtaggtaatagatagttttgtgataagataaattgtaacgggtaacaagcaatgaaagtaaataaagtgaagcaaggtggcccaatccttttgtagcaaaggacaagcctggacaatttcttataatgagaaaagagctcccgaggacacatgggaattatcgtcaagctagttttcatcacgctcatatgattcgcgttcggtactttgataatttgatatgtgggtggaccggtgcttgggtactgcccttacttggacaagcatcccacttatgattaacccctattgcaagcatccacaactacaaaagaagtattaaggtaaacctaaccacatcattaaacatatggatccaaattagccccttacgaagcaacacataaactagggtctaagcttcagtcactctagcaacccatcatctacttattacttcccaatgccttcctctacgcccaaataatggtgaagtgtcatgtagtcgacgttcacatgacaccactagaggaaagacaacatacatctcatcaaaatatcgaacggataccaaattcacatgaccactaatagcaagacttcacccatgtcctcacgaacaaatgtaactactcacaaagcatattcatgttcataatcagaggagtaataatattcattaaggatctgaacatatgatcttccaccaagtaaaccaattagcatcaactacaaggagtaatcaacactactagcaatccacaggtaccaatttgtggttttgatacaagattggctataagagatgaactagggttttgagaggagatggtgctggtgaagatattgatggagattgaccccctcccgatgagaggatcgttggtgatgacgacgatgatgattttcccctcccggagggaagtttccccggcagaacagctctgccggagccctagattggttccgccaaggttccgcctcgtggcggcggagtttcatcccgtaagcttgcctctgattttttcgagggtaaaagccttcatatagcagaagatgggcatcgaagggccaccagggggcccgggagagagggggcgcgcccagtaggggtgggcgcgccccccaccctcctggcctgggtgtgggccccctctggtagtttgttcactcaataattcttattaattccaaaactgacttccgtggagtttcaggatttttggagttgtgcagaataggtttccaatatttgctccttttccagccagaattccagctgccggcattccccctcttcatggtaaaccttgtaaaataaaagagaatagccataagtattgagatataatgtgtaataacagcccataatgcaataaatattgatataaaagcatgatgcaaaatggacgtatcaactcccccaagcttagacctcgcttgtcctcaagcggaagccgatatcgaaaaatatgtccacattgaaagatcgtggatgtcgcctagagggggggtgaataggcgctttaaaataattacggttgaggcttgaacaaatgcggaataaacctagcggttaatttgtcaagcacaaaatctacaacaactaggctcacctatgtgcaccaacaacttatgctaagcaagaaaaaCTGCTTAGGTGATAACAAGATATATGACaaaaaacaatatggctatcacaaagtaaagtgcataagtaaagggctcgggtaagagataaccgaggcacgcggagacgatgatgtatcccgaagttcacacccttgcggatgctaatctccgtttggagcggtgtggaggcacaatgctccctaagaagccactagggccaccgtaatctcctcacgccctcgcacaatgcaagatgccgtgattccactaagggacccttgagggcggtcaccgaacccgtacaaatggcaacccttgggggcggtcaccgaacccgtacactttggcaacccttgggggcggttaccggaacccgtcaaattgctcgaggcgatctccacaacctaattgaagaccccgacgcttgcccggagctttacaccataatgattgagctctgaacaccaccaaccgtctagggcgcccaagcacccaagaggaacaagctcaagggtaccaagcacccaagagtaataagcttctcaacttgtaacttccacgtattacgtgaagaactcaaaccgatgcaccaaatgcaatggcaagggcacacggagtgcccaagtccttctctctcaaatcccaccgaagcaactaatgctagggaggaaaatgagaggaagaacaagaaggagaacaccaagaactccaagatcaagatccaaggggttcccctcacatagaggagaaagtgattggtggaaatgtggtctaggtctcctctctcttttccctcaaaaactagcaagaatccatggagggattgagagttagcaagctcgaagaaggtcaacaatgggggaagaacacgagctcaaaggataaggttcattggggaagaagaccccttttataggacctcccgaatccaaccgttatgtgctcaggtcgtgcacaagcggtactaccgcttggaggagcggtactaccgcttagcacggtcaaaacagcccaacgagAGAGGAAACATgagtttttggtcccgagcggaagtagccacgg is drawn from Triticum dicoccoides isolate Atlit2015 ecotype Zavitan chromosome 6B, WEW_v2.0, whole genome shotgun sequence and contains these coding sequences:
- the LOC119321381 gene encoding uncharacterized protein LOC119321381 — protein: MGSGSSPEATGEEEPLVRNVQEETMARKHHGQGSSSVIPESPSRFWPAAPEAAKNSAAPASAPRFWRRAPEAGKYSSGPTSASGFWRGAPQGAKNSRSPSWSAGRSSHERSTVPDVAAASEAEPVPVVAAWTAGMGDEARSGLQRAAGEITALTKMKPPRGFATNCPHGDADPLHGGAMDNSVMLASACSIHQPYQQTLPSDEQIQDILKKISVLSELQKEAVHLRQTAKRVLSVTRNSSAPRILRHEQACSDVPSTSGSVPSIKQPYQEILFPCSTADNTLSSPLVPPSEEQIQDILEKFSGPLQIEDTLVRKETGTAILALCRDEEANPSAVDYDMPDMLLECPHGDSANQSYELWFNSRKNRCHPNEVPVKWSNEDDDGIPYPLYAEFCGDNSSLSPKREWDDVRVVRRLRGLRWQERAAARTHFREVRDSWRVAGRKPTSLFMSAMDKVRDERPKEYSGGRTIPEYLICPLSHELMLDPVTIATGKTFERRFLKAWFEKSGHICPLTYETVSSTIIRNDRIRGYLEEWDEVLKEDKVTSHSSRRTRQ